The Spirochaetota bacterium genome contains a region encoding:
- the pheS gene encoding phenylalanine--tRNA ligase subunit alpha has protein sequence MFKDIEELRKSFNIDSNSLPNLESLNNLKIKYLGKKGLLTNLFDNIKNIPLSERKIYGQELNKIKEEIESFIQNKERYFQKIINEEKLKNEWIDITFPYEVKKFNGHLTPISKVIYEIVEIFKNLGFSIFDGPQIEDDYHNFTALNIPETHPARDMQDTIWLKNGLLLRTHTSAVQIRAMENFEPPLKGIAPGRVFRYEAIDASHENTFYQVEGIMIDKDISVANLIYFMKTLLSEIFKKEVHIRLRPGFFPFVEPGFELDIKCLICGGKGCSVCKNVGWVELLPCGLIHPNVLIEGGINPEKWSGFAFGLGLNRLAMMKYGINDIRWFQSGDLRFYYQF, from the coding sequence ATGTTTAAAGATATTGAAGAATTAAGAAAATCATTTAATATTGATAGTAATTCTTTACCAAATCTTGAAAGTCTAAATAATTTAAAAATTAAATACTTAGGTAAAAAAGGATTATTAACAAATTTATTTGACAATATAAAAAATATACCTTTATCAGAAAGAAAGATTTACGGACAGGAACTTAATAAAATAAAAGAAGAAATTGAATCTTTTATACAAAATAAAGAAAGATATTTCCAAAAAATTATTAATGAAGAAAAATTAAAAAATGAATGGATTGACATTACATTTCCTTATGAGGTAAAAAAATTTAATGGACATTTAACACCTATTTCAAAAGTAATTTATGAAATAGTGGAAATATTTAAAAATCTAGGTTTCTCAATTTTTGATGGGCCTCAAATAGAAGATGATTATCATAATTTTACTGCATTAAATATACCTGAAACACATCCAGCCAGAGATATGCAAGATACAATCTGGCTTAAAAATGGATTACTTTTAAGAACTCATACCTCTGCTGTTCAAATTAGAGCAATGGAAAATTTCGAACCACCATTAAAAGGAATAGCACCAGGTAGAGTATTTAGATATGAAGCAATTGATGCATCCCATGAAAATACATTTTACCAAGTTGAAGGAATAATGATTGATAAAGATATATCTGTAGCTAATTTAATTTATTTTATGAAAACATTGCTTTCAGAAATATTTAAAAAAGAAGTTCACATAAGATTAAGACCAGGCTTTTTCCCTTTCGTTGAGCCAGGATTTGAACTTGATATAAAATGTTTAATTTGTGGTGGTAAAGGTTGCTCTGTTTGTAAAAATGTAGGTTGGGTTGAACTTTTACCATGTGGCTTAATACATCCAAATGTTTTAATAGAAGGAGGAATTAATCCAGAAAAATGGTCTGGTTTTGCTTTTGGATTAGGTCTTAATAGATTAGCAATGATGAAGTATGGTATAAATGATATCAGATGGTTTCAAAGCGGAGATCTAAGATTTTATTATCAATTTTAA
- a CDS encoding transglycosylase domain-containing protein: MYIFINLFNKINPSVYGFTIYRTIKNSYKIKFPKYINKNELPNFVFKMLIYVEDCNFYKHKGFDFEALKEAYILYKKYKKPIKGGSTISQQLARTLFLYPDRTIIRKYLEIIATFIIENSIPKDKILELYINTVEFGKGIFGIEQASYFYYKKSAKYLTKEETIILLTLLASPIKYDVNNFYKRKALIQRYILLKNKFIETN, translated from the coding sequence GTGTATATATTTATAAATTTATTTAACAAGATAAATCCTTCTGTTTACGGTTTTACTATTTACAGAACAATTAAAAATAGTTATAAAATTAAATTTCCAAAATATATTAACAAAAATGAATTACCTAACTTTGTTTTTAAAATGTTAATTTATGTTGAAGATTGTAATTTTTATAAACATAAAGGTTTTGATTTTGAAGCTCTAAAAGAAGCTTATATTTTATATAAAAAATATAAAAAACCTATCAAAGGGGGAAGCACTATTTCACAACAACTAGCCAGAACTCTTTTTCTTTATCCAGATAGAACAATCATTAGGAAATATTTAGAAATTATAGCTACTTTTATAATTGAAAATTCAATACCAAAAGATAAAATATTAGAATTATATATAAATACAGTTGAATTTGGTAAAGGAATATTTGGTATTGAACAAGCTTCTTATTTTTATTATAAAAAAAGTGCTAAATATTTAACAAAGGAAGAAACAATTATTTTATTAACATTATTGGCAAGTCCAATAAAATATGATGTTAATAATTTTTATAAAAGAAAAGCACTGATTCAAAGATATATTCTACTAAAAAATAAATTTATTGAAACAAATTAA
- a CDS encoding nitrilase: MKIWLAQINPKFLDLEKNFLKSIKILKKIDNGIVIFPELYLSGYNFSTKEEVEKSSLTIDNDYFKEYKNITKKKEIAICGGFAEKDNNKKIYNSSFFIANGEIINIYRKTHLFSREKLFFEKGNTGFNVFEYKKVKIGMMICFDWYFPEAARTLAIKGAQVILHPSNLVLPYCQRALFTRALENKVFIACCNRIGKEKENQNNIILKFSGRSTLVSPDGKYLLYLPKNRESIKCYDINPEQALDKNITKLNNFLEDRRPNYYEIF, from the coding sequence ATGAAGATTTGGCTTGCTCAAATAAACCCTAAATTTCTTGATTTAGAAAAAAATTTTTTGAAATCCATAAAAATATTAAAAAAAATAGATAATGGTATTGTAATTTTTCCTGAGCTATATCTATCAGGTTATAACTTTTCAACTAAAGAAGAAGTTGAAAAATCATCTTTAACAATAGACAATGATTATTTCAAAGAATACAAGAATATAACTAAAAAAAAAGAAATAGCAATTTGTGGTGGATTTGCAGAAAAAGATAATAACAAAAAAATCTATAATTCATCTTTTTTTATTGCAAATGGAGAAATAATTAATATATATAGGAAAACTCATCTATTTAGTAGAGAAAAACTCTTCTTTGAAAAGGGTAATACCGGTTTTAATGTTTTCGAATACAAAAAAGTTAAAATCGGCATGATGATCTGTTTTGATTGGTATTTCCCTGAAGCTGCAAGAACTTTAGCTATTAAAGGAGCTCAAGTTATACTTCATCCTTCTAATTTAGTTTTACCATATTGCCAAAGAGCACTTTTTACTAGAGCTCTTGAAAATAAAGTTTTTATTGCTTGTTGCAATAGAATTGGAAAAGAAAAAGAAAATCAAAATAATATAATTCTCAAATTTAGTGGAAGATCAACTTTAGTATCACCTGATGGAAAATATTTGCTATATTTACCAAAAAACAGAGAATCTATTAAATGTTATGATATTAATCCAGAACAAGCATTGGATAAAAATATTACTAAATTAAACAATTTTTTAGAAGACAGAAGACCTAATTACTACGAAATATTTTAA
- a CDS encoding HAD family hydrolase — protein MKTKFKLFIFDLDGTLLDTIEDITFSINKTLNYFDLPEINIYECKNMIGEGMETLCAKAISYSFKKLVKKKVDLDLLPDKEILEEFFKNKNINLKIFTNYMNKNYNENCFNYTKPYEGIIDFLEKVQLIRKIEKINFSILSNKPDVFVKKMVNRYFKKYNFYPIIGGSAKIPLKPSKESLYNLLNYIDDYESIKFNEIVIIGDSKIDVLTAKNSNVYSCFVKWGFGSLKDLEINQIYPDIILEKPHEIINLFQ, from the coding sequence ATGAAAACTAAATTTAAATTGTTTATTTTTGACCTTGATGGAACATTGTTGGATACGATTGAAGATATTACTTTTTCTATAAATAAAACTTTAAATTATTTTGATTTACCTGAAATTAATATTTATGAATGTAAGAATATGATAGGTGAAGGGATGGAAACATTGTGTGCCAAGGCTATTTCTTATAGTTTCAAGAAATTGGTTAAGAAAAAAGTTGATCTTGATTTATTACCTGATAAAGAAATTTTGGAGGAATTTTTTAAAAATAAAAATATAAATTTAAAAATATTTACAAATTACATGAACAAAAATTACAATGAAAATTGCTTTAATTATACAAAACCATACGAGGGAATTATTGATTTTCTTGAAAAGGTGCAATTAATAAGAAAAATTGAAAAAATAAATTTTTCTATATTGTCGAATAAACCAGATGTTTTTGTAAAAAAAATGGTAAATAGATATTTTAAAAAATATAATTTTTACCCCATAATTGGTGGATCAGCTAAAATTCCTCTAAAACCTTCTAAAGAATCTTTATACAATTTGTTAAATTATATTGATGATTACGAATCTATTAAATTTAATGAAATTGTTATAATAGGTGATAGTAAAATAGATGTTTTAACAGCTAAAAATTCTAATGTATATAGTTGTTTTGTAAAATGGGGATTTGGAAGTTTAAAAGATCTTGAAATAAATCAAATTTATCCAGATATTATATTAGAAAAGCCACATGAAATAATTAATTTGTTTCAATAA
- the prfB gene encoding peptide chain release factor 2 has product MKKKFFTYQEQFNEIKKDISKESLLNQINILEKETISDNFWKDKLKAKETIYKINNLKEKIKLIDNLVELENDILELINIVLEENQNDLIDLNIIVNKYKEDFENFIYSEVFEEIDSKNAILTIHPGAGGTESTDWANMLLKIYLKYFERKNFSYKIVDLLPGEGVGIKSVTVYVSGKNVYGLMRNEVGIHRLVRISPFDSNKRRHTSFCSVFCYPDVEDDINIELNPSDLKIETYRASGAGGQHVNKTDSAVRITHIPTGIVVSCQNDRSQHKNKEIALKILKSKLYMYYKDQTEKEIEKSLEEKKSIEWGNQIRSYILQPYVLIKDHRTEFESTNVDKIFDGEIDDFIFEMIKLKFKKKWNK; this is encoded by the coding sequence ATAAAGAAAAAATTTTTCACTTATCAAGAACAGTTTAATGAAATAAAGAAAGATATTTCAAAAGAATCTTTGTTAAATCAAATTAATATATTGGAAAAAGAGACAATTTCTGATAATTTTTGGAAAGATAAATTAAAAGCTAAAGAAACAATATATAAAATTAATAATTTAAAAGAAAAAATAAAACTTATTGATAATCTAGTTGAACTTGAGAACGATATTCTTGAGCTGATTAATATAGTTTTAGAGGAAAACCAGAATGATTTAATTGATTTAAATATTATTGTAAACAAATATAAAGAAGATTTTGAAAATTTTATATATTCAGAGGTTTTTGAAGAAATAGATTCTAAGAATGCAATATTAACTATTCATCCTGGAGCTGGTGGCACGGAATCAACAGATTGGGCTAATATGCTTTTAAAAATTTATTTGAAATATTTTGAAAGAAAAAATTTTTCTTATAAAATTGTTGATTTATTGCCTGGAGAAGGTGTAGGAATTAAATCTGTAACAGTTTATGTCTCAGGCAAAAATGTTTATGGGTTAATGAGAAATGAAGTTGGAATACATAGACTTGTTAGAATATCTCCTTTTGATTCTAATAAAAGAAGACATACCTCTTTTTGTTCTGTGTTTTGTTATCCTGATGTAGAAGATGATATAAATATTGAATTAAATCCTTCAGATTTAAAGATTGAAACATATAGAGCATCAGGTGCAGGTGGTCAACATGTGAATAAAACAGATTCTGCAGTTAGAATAACACATATACCAACAGGAATTGTTGTTTCATGTCAAAATGATAGATCTCAACATAAAAATAAGGAAATAGCCTTAAAAATATTAAAATCAAAACTTTATATGTATTATAAAGATCAAACTGAAAAAGAGATTGAAAAAAGTTTAGAGGAAAAAAAAAGTATAGAATGGGGTAATCAAATAAGGTCATATATTTTACAACCATATGTTTTAATTAAAGATCATAGGACTGAATTTGAATCAACAAATGTCGATAAAATATTTGATGGGGAAATAGATGATTTTATTTTTGAGATGATTAAATTAAAATTTAAGAAAAAATGGAACAAATAA
- a CDS encoding MFS transporter — protein MEFIINEKIKKDIFRSLTFFQIFAMFRRGLFYSYMTIYLRYYIGLSITETTLFSTIPMILNSFFQTFIWGPYSDKTKKRKNLIIIGELLAAFGTILVWYMHYIVNNLRNSGLIIIIGMSIVEIFWSMSNLGWAVYISDVYLYNERTLIQTKFISSGAIGRMIGVFAAGFLYDLFGLKYEGYGFREGLLFFLSSFFMVFSVIPLFKIPDSVNIYRKFGNFNLENKNNSKNNNSLDNKFVNYSNYLDESNINELKLDYSYKKEQLLINLFIVFIISLVFINFGRNSISSITNQYLKSPNGFNLSSQMLSYIINFYSLGLFMMSFFIKSLTNKFKDEILFIFGLFLAFLYLAIYVFSKKVIFIFLANLLNGISENIISSTSYTIVSKIIPYNRRGKLFGYYNSTFFLSWGVASTILIAPIADIIIKSGKSDIHGYKGAFMCSIFLLFIGIIIFIIFLNKIRKIRTYEN, from the coding sequence ATGGAATTTATTATTAATGAAAAAATAAAAAAAGATATTTTCAGAAGTTTAACTTTTTTTCAAATTTTTGCTATGTTTAGACGTGGTTTATTTTATTCTTATATGACAATATATTTGAGATATTATATAGGGCTGTCTATTACTGAAACTACTCTTTTTTCTACCATTCCAATGATTTTAAATTCGTTTTTTCAAACATTTATATGGGGGCCATATTCTGATAAAACAAAAAAGAGAAAGAATTTAATTATAATAGGGGAATTATTAGCAGCTTTTGGAACAATTTTAGTATGGTATATGCATTATATTGTTAATAATTTAAGAAATTCTGGTTTGATAATAATTATAGGAATGTCTATTGTAGAAATATTTTGGTCAATGTCAAATTTAGGATGGGCAGTCTATATTTCAGATGTGTATTTATATAATGAAAGAACATTAATACAAACTAAATTTATAAGTTCTGGAGCAATAGGTAGAATGATAGGAGTTTTTGCTGCTGGTTTTTTATACGATTTATTTGGCTTAAAATATGAAGGTTATGGTTTTAGAGAAGGTTTGTTGTTTTTTCTATCATCTTTTTTTATGGTTTTTTCAGTTATTCCTCTATTTAAGATACCAGATAGTGTTAATATTTATAGAAAATTTGGCAATTTTAATTTAGAAAACAAAAATAACTCTAAAAATAATAATTCATTAGATAATAAATTTGTAAATTATTCAAATTATTTAGATGAAAGCAATATTAATGAATTAAAGTTAGACTATTCTTATAAAAAAGAACAATTATTGATAAATTTATTTATAGTATTTATTATTTCTCTTGTTTTTATTAACTTTGGGAGAAACAGCATAAGTTCCATAACTAATCAATATTTAAAATCCCCAAATGGATTTAATTTATCAAGTCAAATGCTTTCTTATATTATAAATTTTTATTCTTTAGGTTTATTTATGATGAGTTTTTTTATAAAAAGCTTAACAAATAAATTTAAGGATGAGATTTTATTTATATTTGGATTATTTCTTGCATTTTTATATTTAGCTATTTATGTGTTTTCAAAAAAAGTTATTTTTATATTTTTAGCTAATTTATTGAATGGTATTTCTGAAAATATTATATCATCAACTTCTTATACTATAGTTTCAAAAATAATTCCCTATAATAGAAGAGGAAAACTATTTGGTTATTATAATTCAACTTTCTTTTTGAGTTGGGGTGTAGCTTCTACAATCCTTATAGCGCCTATTGCTGATATTATTATAAAAAGTGGTAAATCAGATATACATGGTTATAAAGGTGCTTTTATGTGCTCTATTTTCTTATTATTTATTGGTATTATTATTTTTATTATATTTTTAAATAAAATAAGAAAAATTAGAACTTATGAAAACTAA
- a CDS encoding mechanosensitive ion channel family protein: MKYIKNIYVYIKNFFDEFFLITIKDFFEKKSYINILRIFFFFIISIIFLNIIIKISKKLIGKKISIQTKDIIIKVIKFIGWAIIITTILRKLGIDLTAILGAAGIIGIAVGFAAQTSISNFISGFFLLSEKPFEIGDVIKVNNIMGIIDRIDLMAVKIRTFDNQMIRIPNEVLIKTEIINITKFKVRRMDILFDVEYGTDLDNLENILKKLAKNNIYVLEDPEPLYLINSLETNGIRILFGVYFQKENFVEVKNTIIKELLNELKNNNIKIAHHQIKIVNDIGI; encoded by the coding sequence ATGAAATATATAAAAAATATATATGTATATATAAAAAATTTTTTTGATGAGTTTTTTTTAATAACAATAAAAGATTTTTTTGAAAAAAAAAGTTACATTAATATTTTAAGGATATTTTTCTTTTTTATTATTAGTATAATTTTTCTTAATATAATTATAAAGATTTCTAAAAAGCTTATAGGTAAAAAAATTTCAATCCAAACTAAAGATATAATAATAAAAGTGATTAAATTTATAGGTTGGGCTATAATTATTACAACTATATTGAGAAAACTTGGTATTGATTTAACTGCAATATTAGGGGCTGCAGGAATTATTGGTATTGCTGTTGGTTTTGCTGCTCAGACAAGTATTTCTAATTTTATTTCGGGTTTTTTTTTATTATCAGAAAAACCTTTTGAAATAGGAGATGTTATCAAAGTTAATAATATTATGGGAATAATTGATAGAATTGATTTGATGGCAGTTAAAATAAGAACTTTTGATAATCAAATGATAAGAATACCAAATGAGGTTTTAATTAAAACTGAAATTATAAATATTACAAAATTCAAAGTTAGAAGAATGGATATACTGTTCGATGTTGAATATGGTACTGATTTGGATAATCTTGAGAATATATTAAAAAAATTAGCAAAAAATAATATTTATGTGCTTGAAGATCCAGAACCACTTTATCTTATTAATTCTCTTGAAACTAATGGAATAAGAATTTTATTTGGGGTATACTTTCAAAAGGAAAACTTTGTAGAAGTCAAAAACACTATTATTAAAGAATTACTAAATGAATTAAAAAATAATAACATTAAAATAGCTCATCATCAAATTAAGATAGTTAATGATATAGGTATATAG
- a CDS encoding HD domain-containing protein — protein sequence MSILVLSAFLIFQLIFLFIYRKREISKLRIYYNDINRDNLKNYFLSENQEDISNKMIKIKEKEPIKLNISENSEIIFTSEEFRNIILNQIFSENKIKTLYDISKLLIEIEDLNTLLDNILKKIAEFFGAKSGSIILWDNKREELIINNVFNIDKKFIGNTISIGSGIAGYVALTGEPIIIRKDTKSTKFNIDRKDIKDSIIFPIFFHKDLIGIINLNDTPLVGIMKDEEIISLMNSFANQTAIVILNNNLINKLKTIYKSTIKTLVNAIDAKDPYTAGHSERVTYYSIEIGKKINLDNESLDRLEFAAILHDVGKIGIPEEILSKPSKLDKDEFEIIKNHPKLSYKIVKPIELPWDISDDVLSHHERWDGGGYPNGKKEEKISIFSRIITIADAFDAMTSDRPYRRGLNINEAIDEISRNIGSQFDPNLAIIFINMIRNHEIKFN from the coding sequence ATGTCGATTTTAGTGCTTTCAGCTTTTCTTATCTTTCAACTTATTTTCTTATTTATTTATAGAAAGAGAGAAATTTCAAAATTAAGAATATATTATAATGATATAAATAGAGATAATTTAAAAAATTATTTTTTATCTGAAAACCAAGAAGATATTAGCAATAAAATGATTAAAATTAAAGAAAAAGAACCAATAAAATTAAATATTTCTGAAAATTCTGAAATTATTTTTACATCAGAAGAATTTAGAAATATTATTTTAAATCAAATATTCTCTGAGAATAAAATAAAAACTCTTTATGATATATCTAAATTGTTAATTGAAATTGAGGATTTAAATACTCTTCTTGACAACATTTTAAAGAAAATAGCAGAATTTTTTGGGGCAAAATCTGGATCTATTATTTTATGGGATAATAAAAGAGAAGAACTTATTATAAATAATGTTTTTAATATTGATAAAAAATTCATAGGAAATACTATTTCTATTGGGAGTGGAATAGCTGGTTATGTTGCTTTAACTGGGGAGCCCATAATTATTAGAAAAGATACTAAAAGTACAAAGTTTAATATTGATAGAAAAGATATTAAAGATTCTATAATTTTTCCAATCTTTTTTCATAAAGATTTAATAGGCATTATTAATCTGAATGATACTCCTCTTGTAGGTATAATGAAAGATGAAGAAATTATCAGCCTTATGAATTCTTTTGCAAATCAAACAGCGATAGTTATATTAAATAATAATTTAATTAACAAATTAAAAACGATTTATAAATCAACAATTAAAACTCTTGTTAATGCTATTGATGCAAAAGATCCATATACTGCAGGACATTCAGAGAGAGTTACATACTATTCAATTGAAATAGGTAAAAAGATTAATCTTGATAATGAATCATTAGATAGACTTGAATTTGCTGCAATTCTTCACGATGTTGGTAAAATAGGTATACCTGAGGAAATTTTGTCAAAACCTTCAAAGCTTGATAAGGATGAATTTGAAATTATTAAAAATCATCCAAAATTATCTTATAAAATTGTAAAACCAATAGAATTGCCATGGGATATAAGTGATGATGTTCTATCCCACCATGAAAGATGGGATGGGGGAGGATATCCAAATGGTAAAAAAGAGGAAAAGATTTCCATATTTAGTAGAATCATAACTATTGCGGATGCTTTTGATGCAATGACTTCAGATAGACCATATAGAAGGGGATTAAATATAAACGAAGCAATAGATGAAATATCAAGGAATATTGGGTCTCAATTTGATCCTAATTTAGCAATTATTTTTATTAATATGATAAGAAATCATGAAATAAAATTTAATTGA
- the pheT gene encoding phenylalanine--tRNA ligase subunit beta: MYISLKWIKMYVDIDINDAKMIGSDFTLKVAEIEDLIFQKDLYKNIVVGKILEINKIENMDKLYKCVVYDGENKLQIITGATNIKINDFVPLAKIGSIIPSNGKKIEKVNFKGIESHGMLCSPSELKYYNDESGILILQDINKIFNDNIIDISKIKEGVNIADLLELDDVIIEIDNKSLTNRPDLWGHYGIAREIASIYGLNLKPYSKEIIKLKNENKINIEIEDKDACPAYAVIHISNIKNCQSPIWLQKFLYSIGQRPISLIVDLTNFVMFDIGEPMHAFDTEKVNHTNTIKIRFPKNEKEKKVKTLDGKEREITDKTLLILDSNDNPIAIAGIMGLENSEVNENTNSILLEIANFNQAIIRKASVNLKLRTEASQRFEKSLDPNFIELAYNKFIQILSDLQKNIKIESVNYKKYYEDKKIKIELSYDFIKNKLGKNIPETIIKNILINLGFEIIEYNNNLEVYVPSYRATKDISIKEDIVEEVGRIFGYINIEPNAPKVKLDMPHKMEEPDIVKKIKLFLCYNEGLTEVNNYPFSSIEIEKIFNDKKPVEIENPLDEKLPILKMSLIPGLINNAILNLKYFDEFGIFEVEKIYYLNDSNKTEEILEIAGLICKNDQVESVYYARNALINLFNHFNIFDLKIKNESIPSYLHPFKSGTICHNNEIIGYFGEIHPEIISKFELKKPISIFLTNFNNIVKYKKDFIPFKKIPKIQSTKFDLAFIVDKNTYSNEIVEIIKDFSNENYYIAEVTPFDVYYSKQLGEDKKSIAFSITVQPYEKSLTSEDTNELINKIVNSLKSKGFELRK, translated from the coding sequence ATGTATATATCATTAAAATGGATAAAAATGTATGTTGATATTGATATAAATGATGCTAAAATGATTGGATCTGATTTTACTCTAAAAGTTGCAGAAATAGAAGATTTAATTTTCCAAAAAGATTTATATAAAAATATTGTTGTAGGTAAAATTCTTGAAATAAATAAAATAGAAAATATGGACAAATTATACAAGTGTGTTGTTTATGATGGTGAAAACAAGCTTCAAATAATTACTGGGGCTACAAACATTAAAATTAACGACTTTGTTCCTCTTGCAAAAATTGGTTCAATTATACCCTCAAATGGAAAAAAAATTGAAAAAGTTAATTTTAAAGGAATAGAATCTCATGGAATGCTTTGTTCTCCTTCCGAGTTAAAATATTATAATGATGAAAGTGGTATATTAATTTTACAAGACATAAATAAAATTTTTAATGATAATATTATAGACATTTCAAAAATTAAGGAAGGAGTAAATATTGCTGATTTATTAGAATTAGATGATGTTATAATCGAGATAGATAATAAATCCTTAACAAATAGACCAGATTTATGGGGACATTATGGAATTGCAAGGGAAATTGCTTCTATCTATGGTTTAAATTTAAAGCCATATTCAAAAGAAATCATAAAATTAAAAAATGAAAACAAGATCAACATAGAAATAGAAGATAAGGATGCATGTCCAGCATATGCTGTAATACATATTTCAAACATTAAAAATTGCCAATCTCCTATTTGGTTGCAAAAGTTTTTATACTCAATTGGACAAAGACCCATATCTCTTATCGTTGACTTAACTAACTTTGTTATGTTTGATATCGGAGAACCAATGCATGCTTTTGATACTGAAAAAGTAAATCACACAAATACTATTAAAATAAGATTCCCCAAAAATGAAAAAGAAAAAAAAGTTAAAACTCTTGATGGTAAAGAAAGAGAAATTACAGATAAAACTTTATTAATACTCGACTCAAATGATAATCCAATAGCAATAGCAGGAATTATGGGATTGGAAAACTCTGAAGTAAATGAAAATACAAATTCAATATTACTTGAAATTGCTAATTTTAATCAAGCTATTATTAGAAAAGCTTCCGTTAATCTTAAATTAAGAACCGAAGCTTCTCAAAGATTTGAAAAATCACTTGATCCAAACTTTATTGAATTAGCTTATAATAAATTTATACAGATTTTATCTGATCTTCAAAAAAATATTAAAATTGAGTCAGTTAATTATAAAAAATATTATGAAGATAAAAAAATTAAAATTGAATTATCTTATGATTTTATTAAAAATAAGCTTGGAAAAAATATTCCTGAAACAATAATTAAAAATATTTTAATAAATTTAGGTTTTGAAATTATTGAATATAATAACAATTTAGAAGTTTATGTCCCATCTTATAGGGCAACAAAAGATATTTCAATTAAAGAAGATATAGTAGAAGAAGTTGGAAGAATTTTTGGTTATATTAATATAGAACCTAATGCACCTAAAGTCAAATTAGATATGCCACATAAAATGGAAGAACCAGATATTGTAAAAAAAATAAAATTATTTTTATGTTATAATGAAGGATTGACAGAAGTTAACAACTATCCTTTTTCTAGTATAGAAATTGAGAAAATATTTAACGACAAAAAACCCGTTGAAATTGAAAATCCATTAGATGAAAAATTACCTATTTTAAAAATGAGTTTAATACCTGGTTTAATCAACAATGCTATTTTAAACCTTAAATACTTTGATGAATTTGGAATTTTTGAAGTAGAAAAGATATACTATTTGAATGATAGTAATAAAACAGAGGAAATATTAGAAATTGCTGGTTTGATATGTAAAAACGACCAGGTTGAATCAGTTTATTATGCAAGAAACGCTCTTATTAATTTATTTAATCACTTCAATATTTTTGATTTAAAAATTAAAAATGAAAGTATTCCAAGTTACCTTCATCCTTTTAAATCAGGAACTATTTGCCATAATAATGAAATTATTGGATATTTTGGAGAAATACACCCTGAAATAATTTCAAAATTTGAACTAAAAAAACCTATATCTATTTTCTTAACAAACTTTAATAATATAGTTAAATACAAAAAAGATTTTATCCCTTTCAAAAAAATACCTAAAATTCAATCTACAAAGTTTGATCTAGCTTTTATAGTAGACAAAAATACTTATTCAAATGAAATAGTTGAAATAATAAAAGATTTTAGTAACGAAAATTACTATATAGCTGAAGTTACTCCATTTGATGTTTATTATTCTAAGCAATTAGGTGAAGACAAAAAATCTATAGCATTTTCAATAACTGTGCAACCTTACGAAAAAAGCTTAACATCAGAAGACACAAATGAATTAATAAATAAAATAGTTAATTCATTAAAGAGTAAAGGATTTGAATTAAGAAAGTAA
- a CDS encoding response regulator, producing MKNRILVVDDLAFVRMMIKEILHKYGYQVVGEASNGIEAVKLYMQLRPDAVLMDITMDQMNGIDALKKIKEIDPNAIVIMCSALGQQQIIINAIKLGAKDFVVKPFKEERIISALKKAIV from the coding sequence ATGAAAAATAGAATTTTAGTTGTAGATGATCTAGCTTTTGTAAGAATGATGATTAAAGAAATTTTGCATAAATATGGTTATCAGGTTGTGGGTGAAGCTTCCAATGGTATAGAAGCTGTAAAACTATATATGCAATTAAGACCAGATGCGGTTTTAATGGATATAACTATGGACCAAATGAATGGAATAGATGCTTTAAAAAAAATAAAAGAGATAGATCCTAATGCAATAGTAATTATGTGTTCGGCTTTAGGTCAACAACAGATAATAATAAATGCAATAAAACTTGGTGCAAAAGATTTTGTAGTAAAACCTTTTAAAGAAGAAAGAATAATTTCAGCCCTAAAAAAAGCTATTGTATAA